A window of the Acidimicrobiales bacterium genome harbors these coding sequences:
- a CDS encoding glycoside hydrolase family 13 protein: MPWWRHAVVYQVYLQSFADSNGDGVGDICGLIGRLPYLRDLGVDAVWITPWYPSPFHDGGYDVADYCDIDPRFGTLDHAKVLIQNAHALDLKVIIDLVPNHTSTDHRWFREALASPPGSAERDRYLFRSGRGPDGSLPPSNWESIFGGPAWERAADGEWYLHSFAPTQADLNWDNPEVVASFDEILRFWLDVGVDGFRVDVAHGLFKDDPTVDLELELEPGVALHRLTEAADHPMWDRDRIHDIVRRWRRIVDEYGDRLMVAEAVVHPARVARYLQPGGYHQSFNFDLLETDWDARQFHTSIERSMRALEETPALPTWVVSNHDVVRPATRYGLPVGIDWYRWSAQGPHDALDVERGARRARAIALVTLALPGSAYIYQGEELGLPEVWDLPVEVLRDPTWEQSGHTLKGRDGCRVPIPWDADRHAMGFSTAEPWLPQPPEFLGRSVAEQLDDERSSLSLYRSAIGLRSTWLRDGDDLTVTTLGSGDVLALGRAGGFTCLVNMGDEPFALPEGSVILASNPDQGRVLEPDCAVWMVRPDDIEQRAGARKTRS; the protein is encoded by the coding sequence ATGCCCTGGTGGCGACATGCCGTCGTCTACCAGGTGTATCTCCAATCCTTCGCTGACTCGAATGGCGATGGTGTCGGCGACATCTGTGGCCTCATCGGGCGGCTTCCCTACCTTCGGGACTTGGGTGTCGACGCCGTCTGGATCACGCCCTGGTACCCATCGCCGTTCCACGATGGCGGCTACGACGTCGCCGATTACTGCGACATCGATCCCCGGTTCGGCACCCTCGACCACGCCAAGGTCCTCATCCAGAATGCACACGCGCTCGATCTCAAGGTCATCATCGACCTGGTGCCGAACCATACGTCGACGGACCACCGCTGGTTTCGGGAAGCGCTGGCCTCCCCGCCAGGTTCCGCCGAGCGTGACCGCTACCTCTTCCGGTCGGGTCGGGGACCCGACGGGTCGCTTCCGCCGAGCAACTGGGAGTCGATCTTCGGAGGACCGGCGTGGGAGCGCGCCGCCGACGGCGAGTGGTATCTCCACAGCTTCGCCCCGACCCAGGCGGATCTGAACTGGGACAACCCCGAGGTGGTCGCGTCCTTCGATGAGATCCTTCGCTTCTGGCTCGATGTTGGTGTCGATGGGTTCCGCGTCGACGTGGCCCACGGTCTGTTCAAGGACGATCCGACCGTCGATCTCGAACTCGAGCTCGAGCCCGGCGTTGCGTTGCACCGCCTCACCGAGGCGGCCGACCACCCGATGTGGGACCGAGACCGCATCCACGACATCGTTCGCCGTTGGCGGCGCATCGTCGATGAGTACGGCGACCGGCTCATGGTCGCCGAGGCGGTCGTCCACCCGGCCCGGGTGGCCCGCTACCTCCAGCCCGGTGGCTACCACCAGTCGTTCAACTTCGATCTCCTCGAGACCGACTGGGACGCCCGGCAGTTCCACACGAGCATCGAGCGGTCGATGCGGGCGTTGGAGGAGACTCCCGCGCTTCCCACGTGGGTCGTGTCCAACCACGACGTCGTACGCCCGGCGACGCGGTATGGCCTACCGGTCGGCATCGATTGGTACCGGTGGTCAGCACAAGGGCCACACGATGCCCTCGATGTCGAACGTGGCGCCCGACGGGCCCGAGCCATCGCCCTCGTCACGCTTGCGCTGCCCGGGTCGGCCTACATCTATCAGGGCGAGGAACTCGGACTGCCGGAAGTCTGGGACCTTCCCGTCGAGGTGTTGCGCGATCCCACGTGGGAGCAGTCGGGCCACACGCTCAAGGGACGCGACGGGTGCCGTGTCCCGATCCCATGGGACGCAGACCGTCACGCCATGGGCTTCAGCACGGCCGAACCATGGTTGCCACAACCGCCAGAGTTCCTCGGTCGGTCGGTTGCGGAACAGCTCGACGACGAGCGGTCCTCGCTCAGCCTCTACCGGTCGGCGATCGGGCTTCGCTCGACCTGGCTGCGAGACGGCGACGATCTGACGGTCACAACGCTCGGCAGCGGTGATGTGCTGGCGCTCGGCCGGGCCGGCGGGTTCACCTGTCTGGTCAACATGGGTGACGAGCCCTTCGCCCTGCCCGAAGGCTCCGTGATCCTCGCGTCGAACCCCGATCAGGGCCGAGTGCTCGAGCCTGACTGCGCCGTCTGGATGGTGCGGCCAGACGACATCGAACAGCGTGCTGGAGCGCGCAAGACCAGGTCGTAG
- the gtfA gene encoding sucrose phosphorylase, with amino-acid sequence MAPISPNRPQLITYVDRLASDLQGLDRLLRSELDGAFGGVHLLPFFTPIDGADAGFDPIDHCEVDPRLGTWEDVGRIGRDFVVMADLIVNHVSSASAPFLDWQAHGSASPYDGMFLTLERVFSGGPDDPDIDKLYRPRPGRPFTAYEIAGREQQVWTTFTSDQVDIDVNSPAGRDHLLGVLDRFAAAGIDLVRLDAVGYAIKKPGSSSFMIPETFEFIDWITEQSRTRGMGVLVEIHAHHRHQIEIADRVDAVYDFALPPLVLHALHTGDAAPLEEWLRIAPRNCVTVLDTHDGIGIVDVAPEGELDGLLSAQQVDELVETMHEASGGRSREATGAAASNLDLYQVNTTFYEALASEDEAHFVARLIQVLCPGIPQVYYAGLLAAPNQMELLHRTKVGRDINRPYYSDEGLAAAMQTDVVIDTLGLLRWRNCNADLFEGSFDVLDSPSGVLAFRWTRGDDVLEATIDVTRRSFRLEIGESVFTSPADFRRSDRFR; translated from the coding sequence ATGGCGCCGATCAGCCCCAACCGGCCGCAACTCATCACCTACGTCGATCGACTCGCCTCGGACCTTCAAGGTCTCGACCGGCTGCTTCGCAGTGAGTTGGATGGCGCCTTCGGGGGCGTCCACCTGCTTCCGTTCTTCACCCCGATCGATGGAGCCGACGCGGGATTCGACCCGATCGATCACTGCGAGGTCGACCCCCGACTCGGCACATGGGAGGACGTCGGTCGCATCGGTCGTGACTTCGTCGTCATGGCCGATCTGATCGTCAACCACGTCTCATCGGCGTCTGCGCCGTTCCTCGACTGGCAGGCGCACGGCTCGGCATCACCGTACGACGGCATGTTCCTGACCCTGGAACGCGTCTTTTCCGGTGGACCCGATGACCCCGACATCGACAAGCTCTATCGGCCGCGACCGGGACGCCCATTCACGGCCTACGAGATCGCAGGTCGCGAACAGCAGGTGTGGACCACCTTCACGAGCGACCAGGTCGACATCGACGTGAACAGCCCCGCCGGCCGTGACCATCTGCTCGGTGTGCTCGATCGATTCGCCGCAGCGGGCATCGATCTCGTTCGCCTCGACGCCGTCGGGTACGCGATCAAGAAGCCGGGCTCGTCCAGTTTCATGATCCCGGAGACCTTCGAGTTCATTGATTGGATCACCGAGCAGAGCCGCACGCGTGGCATGGGGGTGCTGGTCGAGATCCACGCCCACCACCGGCACCAGATCGAGATCGCCGATCGAGTCGACGCCGTCTACGACTTCGCACTGCCCCCGCTCGTCCTCCACGCGCTCCACACTGGCGACGCCGCGCCGCTCGAGGAGTGGCTGCGCATCGCCCCACGCAACTGTGTGACCGTGCTCGACACCCACGATGGCATTGGCATCGTCGACGTCGCTCCCGAGGGCGAGCTCGATGGCCTGCTCTCGGCACAGCAGGTCGACGAGTTGGTCGAGACGATGCACGAGGCGAGTGGCGGCCGATCCCGAGAGGCCACGGGCGCAGCGGCGTCGAACCTCGACCTCTACCAGGTGAACACCACGTTCTACGAGGCGCTGGCTTCGGAGGACGAGGCCCATTTCGTCGCCCGGCTCATTCAGGTGTTGTGCCCGGGGATCCCGCAGGTCTACTACGCCGGCCTTCTTGCCGCACCGAATCAGATGGAGCTGCTGCACCGGACCAAGGTGGGCCGCGACATCAACCGTCCCTACTACTCCGACGAGGGTCTTGCCGCGGCGATGCAGACCGACGTGGTCATCGACACGCTCGGACTCCTGCGGTGGCGCAATTGCAACGCCGACCTCTTCGAAGGATCGTTCGACGTCCTCGACTCGCCGTCCGGCGTACTGGCGTTCCGGTGGACACGAGGCGACGATGTGCTGGAGGCGACGATCGATGTCACTCGACGGTCGTTCCGTCTGGAGATCGGTGAGTCGGTGTTCACCTCACCCGCCGACTTCCGCCGCAGCGATCGCTTCCGCTAG
- a CDS encoding carbohydrate ABC transporter permease: MSDMIDQIEPTEATHVAAPRKKSGRRVLGLMAIVLAALYAFPFAMVILNSVKERRTVISDPLGVPSPFKWDNFTEAIDKMGYWQALLNTFIVTVISVSAIIVTSSMLAYYLARTKSKFSTTTFLVLVASMVVPFQALMIPFVGFFLRDLSFPANQYTIAFFYVGFGVALSTFLYHGFISNIPISLDEAAAIDGAGPIMTFRTVVFPLLGPVTATVAIINTLWIWNDYLLPSLVLVENDEKTIPLRTFVFFGQYTSDYGLAMAGLLLSIVPIVVFYFMMQKRIIAGISAGAVK, translated from the coding sequence ATGAGCGACATGATCGACCAGATCGAACCCACCGAAGCAACCCATGTGGCAGCGCCGAGGAAGAAGTCCGGCCGGCGAGTTCTCGGCCTCATGGCCATCGTGCTCGCTGCGCTCTATGCGTTCCCGTTCGCGATGGTGATCCTGAACTCGGTCAAGGAACGGCGCACCGTGATCAGTGATCCGCTCGGCGTCCCCTCACCGTTCAAGTGGGACAACTTCACCGAGGCCATCGACAAGATGGGCTATTGGCAGGCCCTCCTGAACACGTTCATCGTCACCGTCATCAGCGTGTCGGCCATCATCGTCACGTCGTCGATGCTGGCCTACTACCTCGCCCGGACGAAGTCGAAGTTCTCCACCACCACCTTCCTCGTGCTCGTGGCGTCGATGGTGGTGCCCTTCCAGGCCCTGATGATCCCGTTCGTCGGTTTCTTCTTGAGGGATCTCAGCTTCCCCGCCAACCAATACACGATCGCGTTCTTCTACGTCGGGTTCGGGGTCGCCCTGTCGACCTTCCTCTACCACGGCTTCATCTCGAACATCCCGATCTCGCTCGACGAGGCCGCGGCGATCGATGGTGCGGGGCCCATCATGACGTTCCGCACGGTCGTCTTCCCGTTGCTCGGACCGGTCACGGCGACCGTGGCGATCATCAATACCTTGTGGATCTGGAACGACTACCTGCTCCCCTCGCTGGTGCTCGTCGAGAACGACGAGAAGACCATCCCGCTGAGGACTTTCGTGTTCTTCGGTCAGTACACCTCCGACTATGGCCTGGCCATGGCCGGTCTGTTGTTATCGATCGTTCCGATCGTGGTCTTCTACTTCATGATGCAGAAGCGCATCATCGCCGGAATCTCCGCTGGTGCGGTGAAGTGA
- a CDS encoding glycoside hydrolase family 32 protein, whose protein sequence is MSPIDPFPHLHTRPSHGWVNDPNGIGRWEGRWHVMYQWNPNAPDHGDIHWGHMSSTDLLSWRDEGVALRPRPGTIDAAGVWSGVAVPEGGGAALVYTAVSADASTARVAVARQESDGDWVQPERTATDHPDHGRWFDVRDPFVVLVGGRRLGIMGAGQFDITNGHHGSAETRERTRTGAVLVYDADDLDDWRLLGTLLTAAELPAHMVGSGTFWECPQLVPFGERWLLVVSWDEPVPADERRGESAPERRHGVAAYVGDLDLSGSVPRFVPTAETPLDHGPDFYAPQLVVDDGRILAWGWSWEGRGTGTNHRSAADIAASGWAGTLTFPREVMAGPSGLPVCMPAHELDRLRGGGLQVQEVDGVYEMHTSEPAWMHTATGDVMIDLVNDTTGAVRAAWRGSTSGTVDVFADGSIVEMFTATGSTTLRAYPAAGERWRVRSTGPAQAQVLHLPDEPDLPGG, encoded by the coding sequence ATGTCACCAATCGACCCGTTCCCACATCTGCACACCCGTCCCTCGCACGGCTGGGTGAACGATCCGAACGGCATCGGCCGTTGGGAGGGTCGCTGGCATGTGATGTACCAGTGGAATCCGAACGCACCGGACCACGGCGACATCCACTGGGGCCATATGTCGTCCACCGACCTCCTGTCGTGGCGGGACGAGGGCGTTGCCCTGCGACCGCGACCCGGGACGATCGACGCGGCCGGTGTGTGGAGCGGGGTCGCGGTTCCAGAAGGCGGCGGCGCAGCACTGGTCTATACCGCCGTCTCCGCCGACGCATCGACCGCTCGTGTTGCCGTGGCTCGCCAGGAGAGCGATGGCGACTGGGTACAGCCCGAACGCACGGCCACCGATCATCCGGATCACGGTCGTTGGTTCGACGTCCGCGATCCCTTCGTCGTCCTCGTTGGCGGGCGCCGCCTCGGGATCATGGGCGCCGGCCAGTTCGACATCACCAATGGGCACCATGGGTCCGCCGAGACCAGGGAGCGTACGCGGACCGGTGCGGTGCTGGTCTACGACGCCGACGACCTCGACGACTGGCGCCTGCTCGGGACGCTGCTCACTGCCGCCGAGCTTCCTGCGCACATGGTCGGCTCGGGTACCTTTTGGGAATGCCCGCAGCTCGTCCCCTTCGGCGAACGGTGGCTACTCGTGGTGTCATGGGACGAACCGGTTCCCGCCGACGAGCGGCGTGGTGAGTCGGCGCCGGAACGTCGCCACGGTGTCGCGGCCTACGTCGGCGATCTCGACCTGTCGGGTTCGGTTCCTCGATTCGTTCCGACTGCGGAGACACCGCTCGACCACGGACCCGACTTCTATGCGCCCCAGCTGGTCGTCGATGACGGGCGCATCTTGGCGTGGGGATGGTCGTGGGAGGGACGTGGTACTGGCACGAACCATCGATCGGCCGCCGACATCGCCGCGTCGGGTTGGGCGGGCACGCTGACGTTTCCGCGTGAGGTGATGGCTGGCCCGTCCGGGCTTCCGGTGTGCATGCCGGCCCACGAGCTCGACCGTCTGAGGGGCGGCGGTCTGCAGGTGCAGGAGGTCGATGGTGTATACGAGATGCACACCTCAGAACCTGCCTGGATGCACACGGCGACAGGTGACGTGATGATCGATCTGGTGAACGATACGACGGGAGCGGTCCGTGCGGCATGGCGAGGATCTACGTCCGGCACCGTCGACGTCTTCGCCGACGGCTCGATCGTCGAGATGTTCACTGCGACAGGCTCGACCACGCTCCGGGCGTATCCGGCGGCCGGCGAGCGGTGGCGGGTTCGCTCCACCGGCCCGGCGCAGGCACAGGTCCTTCACCTCCCGGATGAGCCAGACTTGCCGGGTGGGTGA
- a CDS encoding sugar ABC transporter permease, with protein MAVSNRRSEISRFMLFAFVPLAIFTLVLIVPFARGIYFTFRDWNGFETTKWVGFENYSAAWSDDKFWSSMWLTAKYVVASVVLVNLVAFGLALLVTLPMRGTHVLRTVFFVPNLLAGVILGLVWQFLFAQAFPVIASPIFQSNWLIETTGAFWAMVIVTVWQMSGYLMIVYVTALMSIDESLLEASLIDGATGFKQMLYVKIPLIVPAFTISLFLTIRNAFMVYDLNLSLTGGGPFRTTELVSMQVFNEAFQLGNWAKGQAEAVTMFIVIAIAAVIQVGISKRFEVQA; from the coding sequence ATGGCAGTTTCCAATCGGCGATCCGAGATCAGCCGGTTCATGCTCTTCGCCTTCGTGCCACTCGCGATCTTCACGCTGGTCTTGATCGTGCCGTTCGCAAGAGGCATCTACTTCACCTTCCGAGACTGGAACGGGTTCGAGACCACGAAGTGGGTCGGCTTCGAGAACTACAGCGCGGCCTGGTCCGACGACAAGTTCTGGTCCTCGATGTGGCTCACGGCGAAGTACGTCGTCGCCAGCGTGGTCTTGGTCAATCTCGTGGCCTTCGGCCTGGCGCTGCTCGTGACGCTGCCGATGCGAGGCACCCATGTGCTGCGCACCGTGTTCTTCGTCCCCAACCTCCTCGCCGGGGTGATCCTCGGCCTGGTGTGGCAGTTCCTCTTCGCCCAGGCCTTTCCCGTGATCGCGAGTCCGATCTTCCAGTCCAACTGGCTGATCGAGACCACCGGGGCGTTCTGGGCCATGGTCATCGTGACCGTGTGGCAGATGTCGGGCTACCTGATGATCGTCTACGTGACGGCGCTGATGAGCATCGACGAGTCGCTACTGGAAGCCTCGCTCATCGATGGGGCCACCGGATTCAAACAGATGTTGTACGTTAAGATCCCGCTCATCGTCCCCGCCTTCACCATCTCGTTGTTCCTGACCATCCGGAACGCGTTCATGGTCTACGACCTCAACCTCTCGCTGACCGGTGGCGGCCCGTTCCGGACCACCGAACTCGTCTCGATGCAGGTATTCAACGAGGCGTTCCAGCTCGGCAACTGGGCCAAGGGGCAGGCAGAGGCCGTCACGATGTTCATCGTGATCGCCATCGCCGCCGTCATCCAGGTGGGCATCTCCAAGCGATTCGAGGTTCAAGCATGA